The following proteins come from a genomic window of Megalops cyprinoides isolate fMegCyp1 chromosome 6, fMegCyp1.pri, whole genome shotgun sequence:
- the LOC118778926 gene encoding aquaporin-4-like: protein MIAFRRFLNKKALRAVSGEFLATLLFVMLGLGSTINWEASKEEPQVYPHPASQLVISLCFGLSFATMVQGFSKISGAHTNPAITLSMVFTRQVGLVKAFCYVVAQCLGAITGSGILYVLTPKTLRGQFGVTRHSSKVTMLQGFILELLITFQLVFTVLATCDPKSSKIKDTASLAVGFSLSVGHLFALPYTGASMNPARSLGPAVVTGNWQNHWVYWVGPILGGIIAAALHKFLRQATPKDATVDTGEKYKEEAEPFQAIEMEKAENNEAGPFDDIAAETDENMQPQALNGITMESPENNGLNAFDNNDPFGGMLPARPPRASEMTTKDSDLYI, encoded by the exons ATGATTGCGTTCAGGCGATTCCTCAACAAGAAGGCCCTCAGGGCGGTCTCCGGGGAGTTCCTGGCGACCCTGCTGTTCGTCATGCTCGGCCTGGGCTCGACTATAAACTGGGAGGCGTCCAAGGAGGAGCCGCAGGTGTACCCGCACCCCGCCAGCCAGCTTGTGATCTCGCTCTGCTTCGGGCTCAGCTTCGCCACCATGGTGCAGGGCTTCAGCAAAATCAGCGGGGCGCACACCAACCCCGCCATCACCCTGTCCATGGTCTTCACCCGCCAAGTCGGCCTGGTCAAGGCCTTCTGCTACGTGGTCGCTCAGTGCCTTGGGGCCATCACGGGCAGTGGGATCCTGTACGTGCTGACGCCCAAGACCTTGAGGGGGCAATTCGGAGTGACCAGG CACAGTTCCAAAGTCACGATGCTTCAGGGCTTCATACTGGAGCTGTTGATCACGTTCCAGCTAGTCTTCACTGTGCTTGCCACCTGTGACCCCAAGAGCAGCAAAATCAAGGACACAGCTTCTCTTGCTGTTGGTTTCTCCCTATCCGTCGGCCACCTGTTTGCG ctCCCATACACCGGAGCCAGCATGAACCCCGCTCGCTCCCTTGGCCCCGCAGTCGTCACCGGGAACTGGCAAAACCACTGG GTGTACTGGGTGGGTCCCATTCTGGGTGGAATCATTGCCGCTGCACTGCACAAGTTCCTCCGCCAAGCCACCCCGAAGGACGCCACCGTGGACACCGGGGAGAAGTACAAAGAGGAGGCGGAGCCTTTCCAGGCCATCGAGATGGAGAAGGCCGAAAACAACGAGGCAGGGCCCTTTGACGACATCGCTGCAGAGACGGATGAGAACATGCAACCACAGGCTCTGAACGGCATCACCATGGAGAGCCCAGAGAATAACGGCCTGAATGCTTTCGACAACAACGACCCGTTTGGTGGAATGCTGCCTGCAAGGCCACCAAGAGCATCAGAGATGACCACCAAAGATTCTGACTTATACATCTGA
- the mfap2 gene encoding microfibrillar-associated protein 2, protein MKASYLLLLSMPVLLLAQRYDDFYPDQLISLEDYGPDYEFPETLPETQDSSPQQQVLLQRPSGPAQSEAELQTEPTEPGPLDCREEQYPCTRLYSVHKPCRQCLNTLCFYSLRRVYVVNKEVCVRTVCAHEELLRADMCRDQFSRCGVAALSGQCGALGSSCGKSCGGC, encoded by the exons ATGAAGGCCAGCTATCTGCTCCTGCTCTCCATGCCTG TCCTTCTACTTGCCCAGCGCTACGATGATTTTTACCCTGACCAGTTGATCTCACTGG AGGACTATGGCCCTGATTATGAGTTTCCTG AGACCCTCCCAGAGACTCAAGACTCCTCTCCACAGCAGCAGGTGCTCTTACAGAGGCCATCTGGCCCCGCCCAGTCAG aagcTGAGTTGCAAACTGAACCCACAGAACCCGGACCTCTCG ATTGTCGTGAGGAGCAGTACCCCTGCACCAGACTCTACTCCGTTCATAAGCCCTGCAGGCAGTGCCTCAACACCCTCTGCTTCTACAG CTTACGCAGGGTGTACGTGGTGAACAAGGAGGTGTGCGTGCGGACAGTGTGCGCCCACGAGGAGCTGCTGCGAG CGGACATGTGCCGTGACCAGTTCTCCCGGTGCGGCGTAGCGGCGCTCAGCGGCCAGTGCGGGGCGCTGGGGAGCAGCTGCGGGAAGAGCTGCGGAGGATGCTGA